The window GAGGCGAATCCAGCTTCCCATCACATCCTGTTCCACTGAAAGGTAGGGGGTATAATGAACAAGAACGATCTCATCAGCGCTGTCGCGGAAACCAGCGGTCTGACCCGCAACGATGCGACCAAGGCTGTCGAAGGCGTGTTCGACGCCATCACCGGCGCGCTGAAGAAGGGCGACGAAGTGCGCCTCGTCGGCTTCGGCACCTTCTCGGTCGCCAAGCGCAAGGCCTCGACCGGCCGCAACCCGCGCACCGGCGAGCCGATGGAAATCGCGGCTTCGTCGCAGCCCAAGTTCAAGGCCGGCAAGGGCCTCAAGGACGCCGTCAACTAAGACGTCCTTCAAGGGCCCGTAACGCCTCACGGGCCTTGTGAACGCAAAAACGCCGCTTTCCCCACGTGCGGAAAGCGGCGTTTTTTTGTGGGCGTCTGCTGTGAGGGGGCCGGAAAAGAGGAGGCTGTCAGGGGCGACACCGGTGGCGCCGCCCCTGAGCGCTGCCCTCAGGGCTCCAGTTGCAGGAGCGCGGTCGGGGCGGCCGGGATACGCGGATTGACCGCCCAGGTCAGCACCTGCATCGCGCCCTCGATGGTCGGCCCCTCGTCGGTGTTGTTGGCGAGGATCTTGCCATCGGTGTGGATGGTGAAGGTGCCATCGGCCAGTTCCGCCGGGCCACCGTCCTTGGACGGGCCGGACAGATTGCCTGGGATCAGGCCCGCTGCCGGCGAACTCGTGGCATCGGGGCCGAAGGTCGGCGCGTTGATGCGTACCGAGCCATCCTTGCGCGGAGTGATCTGCACGAAGGCGTTGGCCATCGGGAAGCCTTCGAAGGTCGGGAAGACGAAATCGTGGTCGAGGCGGCCCGAGACGGCGTAGTCGACGTCGAACACGCCGCCGCCCTTGTACGTGACCTTGTTCCAGCCCTGGCGGCGGCTCAGCTTGCGGGCTAGTTCATGGCCCGCTTCGGGATCGCTCGGGTCGATACCGCCCAGAAGCGCACGCGCCGCGTCGGCATTCGAACCCTTCTTGGTAGCCCAATCCTCCTTCTGCTGGGCGATCTCATCTTCGGTGCAGGTTCGTTCCTCGAAGCTGTCCTCGTCGTAGCAGTCCTCGGGCTCGAAGGGTTGCGCGGCCTTGTCGGCCTCTTCCTTCAACGGGATCATGATGAGTTCGCCTGTGTAGCGGAAGGCGAAGCTGTGGTCCGCGTTGACATCGAGGCGCGAGGAGAAACGCCCCGGGGCAAAGAAGCACGCGGCGACGAGGAGGGTGGCGGCGCCCGCGGTCAGGACCGCGAGCGCACGACGTGCCTGATCGGCACGCGGGAAGGGGAGGTGCATGACGAACGTCTCCGATGCGTGTTGGCGAGGCGCCTCAGCGCGTCGCGGCCGCGTAGAGAGCGATCGCGCCCGCATTGCTGACGTTGAGGCTTTCCATGTCCGAGGAGATCGGCAGCTTGGCGATCGCATCGCAGTGCTGGACGATGTTGTGGCGCATGCCATCACCCTCGGCACCCAGAACGAGGCAGACGGGGCCTGCGGGCAGGGCCTCGGCCAGCGTCGATTCGGCTTCGCCATCGAGGCCAATGCGCCAGTAGCCCGCTTCGGCGATCTCTTCGAGCGCGCGCGCGAGGTTCACGACCCGGATCCACGGCACGATTTCGAGCGCGCCCGAGGCCGATTTTGCCAGCGTTCCCGATTCGGGTGGCGCGTGGCGGTCCTGGGTGACGATGCAGCAGGCATTGAAGGCGGCCGCCGAACGCAGGATCGCGCCGACGTTATGCGGATCTGTCACCTGGTCGAGGACGAGCACCGGGCGCGCGGGATCGTTGTCGAGGACGTCAGAGAGGAAAAAATCGTCGAGCGGCTCGCATTCCAGGACGAGGCCCTGGTGGGGGGCATCGCGTGCAACGAGTCGGGCAAGGTCGGGTGCCTCGGCCCATTCGACGGTGAAATCGACGGGCAATTCGCCATCAAGTGATTCGACGCCTTCGCGAGTCGCCCAAAGTTTGCGGTGCTGGCGATTCGGATTCTTGAGCGCCGCCTCGACCGCATGGCGACCCCACAGGCGGACCATGCCGCTGCTCGCGCGCCCCGATCCCCGGCCGTTTTTCATGCGTCCGGCCCGGCCGCGCAGGGCTTTCCCCTGTCCGCGCTTGCTCATCTCGTGTGATCCTTTTTTCAAAAAAATTCAAATTATGTGCCGCTCCTGCCATTCGACCCATTGACAGGCAAGGCCGAGTTCGGCATTGGGCCGGTCCTCGGCAACGGGGGCGGCACTAAACGCTCTCGACCAACGAGATGATCTGAAAGGAAAATCTCAGCCAGATGACTGGTGTGGACAGGTGGCCGAGTGGTTAAAGGCAGCAGACTGTAAATCTGCCCGCGCAAGCGTACGTTGGTTCGAATCCAGCCCTGTCCACCACCAGCCCTTCTCTCGAAATCGCGATGACGAAGGGATCCGCTAAAGCGGATCGGGTGGCGGCTGAGCCCATGGCGCGGATGCCTTTATCAGCCCATTCTTCCAGATGAGTACGGCTTGCCAGCGGCAAGTGCCCAGGAACGGTTTTCCCTGGAGTGCAAGACACAGCTTTGCGCACGCTTTGCGGAACTTCCCGCGCGTGGCGGCATTGCGGTCTTGAACGCCACTCACTAGAGGAAACCGATGTCCTCAGATATTCTCGATAATCAGGGTCGTGGCGATGCCTCGTGGCAATGGCCGGCCATTCATCCCGAAGGGCGCAAGTTCGGCTCCATTGCCGGTGTCCTGGCGCTGGGCGTCTGGGTCCTGTTCGGACCCTGGTTCGGATGGCCGCTCGCCGTCCTGACCTTGTGCGTGCTCGCCTTCTTCCGCGATCCGCTGCGCGTGACGCCGCAGGATGAGCGCGCGATTGTCGCGCCGGCCGACGGCCTGGTGACGCTGATCCAGAAGGTCTCGCCGCCGCGCGAGCTGACCGTTGACGATGGCAGCGGCATGCCGCCGCTCTCCGACGCGCCGCTCACGCGCGTCTCGATCTTCATGAGTGTCTTCGACGTCCACATCAACCGCGCACCGATTGGCGGCACCGTCCGCCGCGTCATCTACATCCCCGGCAAGTTCGTGAACGCCGATCTCGACAAGGCGAGCGAAGAAAACGAGCGTCAGCACATTCTCATCGAGCGCGGTGACGGTCAGCAGGTCTGCTTCACCCAGATCGCGGGGCTTGTCGCACGCCGCATCGTGCCGTTCGTGAAGCCCGGCGACATCATCGCCGCAGGCCAGCGCATCGGCCTTATCCGCTTCGGCAGCCGTGTCGACGTGTACCTTCCCGCCGGAACCGAGCCCAAGGTGCTCATGGGCCAGCGTATCGTCGCGGGTGAGACCGTGCTTGGCGAAATTGGTGCCGCCCCCATGATCGAGGGCATCTGCCAGTGAGCGAGGACGCGATTTCCCAGGCCGCCGCGCCCTCGGACGACACGCCGGGCCCGGACGGGGCTTCGGAATCGCGTGCCCGGCGCATGGCGCGCGGCCTTTCGCTGCGCGCGCTTGTGCCCAATGCCATTACCGCCGCGGCGCTCTGCTCGGGCCTGACCGGCATCCGTTTTGCCATTGCCGGGGATTTCGAAAAGTCGGTCCAGGCCGTCCTGCTGGCGGGCGTCCTCGATGGTATCGATGGCCGCGCGGCGCGCCTGCTCAAGGCGCAGTCGCGCTTCGGTGCCGAACTGGACAGCCTAGCCGACGCCATCTCGTTTGGTGTCGCGCCTGCGCTGATCGTCTATCTCTGGTCGCTTCATGCGCTGCCCAGCCTGGGCTGGATGGCGGCGCTGGCCTTTGCGATCTGCTGTGTGCTGCGACTTGCGCGTTTCAATGCGCGTCTTGATCTCGATGATCAGCCGCACAAGGCGGCAGGCTTCCTGACCGGCGTCCCGGCGCCGCTTGGGGCCGTGCTCGGCTTCCTGCCGCTGTGCCTGTGGATCGCGAGCGGAGAGCGCGACTTTGCCAATCCCATCGGCGTCAGCGTGTGGATGGTCCTGGCCGCCTTCCTGATGATCTCGAATATTCCGACGCTCAGCTGGTCGCGCCTGCGTCCCGCGCCGGGCGTGCGTCTTTTCGTCCTGGCCCTGGTCGGGTTGGTGATGGCAGCGCTCCTGGTCGAGCCCTGGCCCACGCTGGCGGTGCTCACCATCGGCTATCTGGCGCTGCTGCCCTATGGTCTGTTCGTCTACGCCAAGGTCAGGCGGCAAGGTCCATTGGCCGTGCCGGAGCCGGAACTCGACGAGCTTGACGAACCGCTTGGCCCATCGTGACAACGCGCCCGCGCTGCGTGTCGCCGTGCGGGGAAGGGCGTTCGATCACGGACCAGGACACGGTCAGCGTGGTGCTGCAGGCCTGAAGCTGGCGTGTCAGGCCACGCGCGGCCGCTGCGTACTCCAGCAGCGTTTTTCCGATCACCCATAGAGAGACAAGACCGGCGAGGGCGAAGAGGCTGGCGGCAAAGGCTGTCATGACCGTTTCCTTTCTCGCGCCCCGCAGCTGTGCGTGGGGCTGTGGATGACTTGTGGAAAACGCGAATCTGTTCTATCAATGTTCCAATGGCGTTCTTGTTCTATTTTTGTTCCCGTTGTGTCAAGCGGGAATTTGACGAGAGGGGCGCGATGCGTGCAGGGCGCCTCCTTGAAGGGCGCCGCGCCGCTGCGCCTTCATCCGCTTAGTTAGGGTTCCCATGGTTGCCGACGGTTTGCCTCATCGCCTCATCACGCTCGACGGACTGTCGCAGTGGTGCGCGCTCAACGCCTTCACCGTGGAGGAGATCGGCGCGGACGAGGTGTTCCTGACCGATCAGACTACCGGGAGCGCCTGGTCCTTGTTCCGTGTGGAGGACTGGCTCCAGTTGAAGGGGCTCGTTCTCGAGGACGTCGAGCCTGAACTGCCGATGTGCCTGACGCTCGCCCGTCTGCACGACCGGCTGCTGGGTTGCCGCTTCTCCATCGATCAGCAGCACGGTGTCGTGATCGTCGCCGACTTTGCCCGCGCGGCGCAGTCGATGGAGGCGATCGGAGAGACGCTGCTGCAGATGCAGTCGATCATCGACCAGACCGTGGGGCTCCTGGAGGATGTCGTCGAGAGCGATGTCGCGGCCGACGAGTTTGCGATCGACCGCGCGTTCGGTGTCACGGGCTCGCTGCGGGTTCACTGAACGGGCTTTGGGGGCGCTGTTTGCATGCAGGTTCTGCATCCGGCCTTGCATCGCGGGGCGGATAGGTCTAAGGGCCGCCGCGTCCACTGATATGGATTCCTGAATTCGCAGGTTCCGATCAAGGGCGAATCCACATGGAAAGCGCACATACCGGTGCCGCAGCGGGTCTGATCCCCACGGTTCCAGCTTTCCAGAGGTACAACCGGAAAGGAATTTCTCTATGGCGGCTCCTACCGTCACGATGCAGCAGCTCATCGAAGCTGGCGCCCACTTCGGCCACCAGACCCACCGCTGGAACCCGCGCATGAAGCCGTACATCTTCGGCGCGCGCAATGGCATCCACATCATCGACCTGTCGCAGACCGTGCCCCTGATGGCCCGCGCTCTCGACTTCGTCTCGGCCACCGTGCAGGCCGGCGGCAAGGTGCTCTTCGTCGGCACCAAGCGCCAGGCTCAGGAGCCGATCGCCCAGGCTGCGCGCGCCTGCGGTCAGCACTTCGTCAACCACCGCTGGCTGGGCGGCATGCTCACCAACTGGAAGACCATCTCGCAGTCGATCAAGCGCTTCAAGGCGCTCGAAGAGCAGCTCGCTGGCGACACCCACGGCCTCACCAAGAAGGAAATCCTTCAGCTCACCCGTGAGCGCGACAAGCTTGAGCTCTCGCTCGGCGGTATCCGCGACATGGGCGGCATCCCGGACGTGATGTTCGTGATCGACGCCAACAAGGAAGAGCTGGCCATCAAGGAAGCCAACGTCCTTGGCATTCCGGTCGTTGCCGTGCTCGACACCAACGTCAACCCGCAGGGCATCGCCTTCCCGATCCCGGGCAACGACGACGCCAGCCGCGCTGTGCGCCTGTACTGTGACGCCATGGCGCAGGCCGCGACCAAGGGCGGCCAGGACGCTCTGGCCGACAGCGGTGTCGACATGGGCGCCATGGACGAGCCCGCCGCGGAAGTCGCTGTCGAGGCCTGATAGCCCGGCGACGGACGACACTTTCGTCATGGAATTGTCGCGCGCCGGGTCCATGGGGCTCGGCGCGCACCTGTATTCAAGGCCGGTGATCCGGTCTGTACCAAACAAGAGGATTTGAGCGATGGCTGCATACACCGCCGCAGACGTGAAGACCCTGCGCGAGCGCTCGGGCGCCGGCATGATGGATTGCAAGAAGGCCCTCGACGAAACCAACGGCGACATCGAAGCCGCGGTTGACGCGCTGCGCGCCAAGGGCCTGGCGGCTGCCGCCAAGAAGTCGAGCCGCACCGCGGCCGAAGGTCTCGTCGGCGTTGCCGTCGAAGGCACCAAGGGCGTTGCCGTCGAAGTGAACTCGGAAACCGACTTCGTTGCCAAGAACGACCAGTTCCAGGACTTCGTGCGCAAGACCACCGAAGTGGCTCTGGGCGTTGCGGGCGACGACATCGAGGCGCTCAAGGCTGCGGCCTACCCGGGCGGCGGCACCGTTGCCGACACGCTGACCAACAACGTGGCCACCATCGGCGAGAACCAGCAGGTTCGCCGCATGAAGACCGTGTCGGTCAAGCAGGGCGTCGTGGTTCCCTACATGCACAACGCGGCTGCGCCGAACCTCGGCAAGATCGGCGTTCTCGTGGCTCTCGAATCGGAAGCTCCGGCTGACGTTCTCGAAGGTCTGGGCAAGCAGATCGCGATGCACATCGCAGCCGCTTTCCCGCTCGCGCTGACCGCAGACGACCTCGACGCCGAGCTGATCGCGCGTGAGCGCAAGATCGCCGAGGAAAAGGCCGCCGAATCGGGCAAGCCCGAAGCCGTCCAGGCCAAGATGGTCGACGGCGCGATCGCGAAGTATGCCAAGGAGAACGCTCTCCTGTCGCAGGTCTTCGTGATGGACAACAAGACGCCGATCCTTGAAGTCGTCAACGCGGCGGGCAAGGAAGCGGGCGCCAAGATCGAGCTGGTCGACTTCGTGCGCTACCAGCTGGGCGAAGGCATCGAGAAGGAAGTTTCGGACTTCGCCGCCGAAGTGGCCGCTGCTGCTGGCGTCTGATCCTTCCGCGATCACGCACATTTGAAAAGGCCGCAGAAGCAATCGCTTCTGCGGCCTTTTTCATGTCCGAAAAAGGGCGTGTGGCGGACTTGATCCGCACTCGGGACAGTGCAGGATCCGGGCCATCGGAGTGGACTGGGAAGAGGGGCTGGCAGGTGCTGATGCGACGTCGTGTGATGATGGGAGTGGCCGCTATGGCCCTCGCCGGTCAGGGGCCCACGCAGGCGGCCGCTGCGGACCAGGAAGGGACGGGCACACTCGAGAAGCGCGCGGCGCTGGCGGATGGACTGGCGGGCGCCTTGAAGGCCTGTCGGCTCTGGGTGCTGCACCCGGACACCTGGGCGGCGGGCCCGGAACCTTTCCTCAAGGACGTGGGGCTTGGCGATGCGATGGGGCAGGTCCGTTCTGTCGCCGATATCAATCAGCCGCCTGAGGCCTGGCGCGAAGGCAATGTCTATTGGCGTATCAACTCCTCGCCCGATGCGGGGTACGTTCTTGTGGTCTCGCACCGGATGCCGATCTGCCAGGTGACGGGCGGTGGGGATGCGGACCTGCAGCCCACCGTCGGAGAGGTCCTGGCGTCGCCGGAATTTGCTGAGGTCTGGCGCGAGGTCGATGAGGCGACGCGCGGCGACATGGTCTCGACCACCTTCGTCAGCCGCGAGGAACCGGATTTCACGATGGTGTTGAGCCGGGCGACTGCACCCGGTGCGCGGCGCGACCGGGTGCAGGTGATCGCCTCGGCCAGCTTCGCGCCGGCGGGCGAGTGATCAGTACGCGGCGGTGAAGCGCGCGCGGCTGTGCTCGTGGGCTTCGAGTTCGTCGACCATGGCGAGCGCGAAGTCGGCGAAGCTGATCTTGCTCTCGCCATTGGCATCGACGACGAGATCGTCGCCGCCCTTGCGGTAGTGCCCCTGGCGCTCGCCTTCGAAGATGATCATGGCGGGCGAGAAGAACGTCCAGTCGATATCGTCGGTGGCCTTGAGGTCATCAAGGAAGGCGATGCCGGCAAGGGCGGCGGGCTTCCAGTCGGCCGGGAATTCCGGGTTGTCGATCAGGCGTGCGCCATCCGCGCCCTTGAGGCTGGCCGCACCGCCGGTGACCAGGAAGCGCGTGACACCGGCTTCGCGCAGCGCTGCGAGCAGGATCTCGGCCTTGATCGTGTGGTGCAGGGCGCTGATGACTGCGTCGCTGCCCGCGATCAGCTTGGCAAGCTGCGCGGCGTCGCTGGCATCGCCCTTGGTCGGCACGATGCCGGCGGCTGCGGGGATGGCTTCGGGGTGGCGGGCGATGGCGATGACCTCATGGCCGCGAGCCGCCGCTTCCCTGGCGATCTCCGAACCGGCGTGGCCGCTGGCGCCCAGGACTGCAATCTTCATGGTGTAACTCCTAAAGTGGTATCTAGTGGTGACTAGGTGTGATATCCCTAGCGCTTATGCAAGAAGGCACTTTTTCCGCACCCGGTCACTCCGAGGTAACCGCCAGCCCTGTGGCCTCCCGTCCCGCGCCTGACGTGTTTGCGGCGGCCTGTCCGACCCGCCAGTTGCTCGACCGCGTGGCCGACAAGTGGAGCGTGCTAATCCTCACGACGCTGGGCGCCGAGGAAATGCGCTTCAACGCGCTGCGACGCCGGATCGAGGGGATCTCGCAGAAGATGCTGAGCCAGACCCTGCGCACGCTCGAGCGCGACGGCCTGGTGGAGCGGCGCGTGGTGGCCAGCATCCCGGTTCGGGTCAGCTACGTGATCACACCGCTCGGCGCGGAACTGCTGAGCGCGCTGCAGGCGATGATCGACTGGGCCGAGCAGCGCA is drawn from Novosphingobium decolorationis and contains these coding sequences:
- a CDS encoding HU family DNA-binding protein, producing MNKNDLISAVAETSGLTRNDATKAVEGVFDAITGALKKGDEVRLVGFGTFSVAKRKASTGRNPRTGEPMEIAASSQPKFKAGKGLKDAVN
- a CDS encoding TrmH family RNA methyltransferase, which encodes MSKRGQGKALRGRAGRMKNGRGSGRASSGMVRLWGRHAVEAALKNPNRQHRKLWATREGVESLDGELPVDFTVEWAEAPDLARLVARDAPHQGLVLECEPLDDFFLSDVLDNDPARPVLVLDQVTDPHNVGAILRSAAAFNACCIVTQDRHAPPESGTLAKSASGALEIVPWIRVVNLARALEEIAEAGYWRIGLDGEAESTLAEALPAGPVCLVLGAEGDGMRHNIVQHCDAIAKLPISSDMESLNVSNAGAIALYAAATR
- a CDS encoding phosphatidylserine decarboxylase, with the translated sequence MSSDILDNQGRGDASWQWPAIHPEGRKFGSIAGVLALGVWVLFGPWFGWPLAVLTLCVLAFFRDPLRVTPQDERAIVAPADGLVTLIQKVSPPRELTVDDGSGMPPLSDAPLTRVSIFMSVFDVHINRAPIGGTVRRVIYIPGKFVNADLDKASEENERQHILIERGDGQQVCFTQIAGLVARRIVPFVKPGDIIAAGQRIGLIRFGSRVDVYLPAGTEPKVLMGQRIVAGETVLGEIGAAPMIEGICQ
- the pssA gene encoding CDP-diacylglycerol--serine O-phosphatidyltransferase — encoded protein: MARGLSLRALVPNAITAAALCSGLTGIRFAIAGDFEKSVQAVLLAGVLDGIDGRAARLLKAQSRFGAELDSLADAISFGVAPALIVYLWSLHALPSLGWMAALAFAICCVLRLARFNARLDLDDQPHKAAGFLTGVPAPLGAVLGFLPLCLWIASGERDFANPIGVSVWMVLAAFLMISNIPTLSWSRLRPAPGVRLFVLALVGLVMAALLVEPWPTLAVLTIGYLALLPYGLFVYAKVRRQGPLAVPEPELDELDEPLGPS
- the rpsB gene encoding 30S ribosomal protein S2 — protein: MAAPTVTMQQLIEAGAHFGHQTHRWNPRMKPYIFGARNGIHIIDLSQTVPLMARALDFVSATVQAGGKVLFVGTKRQAQEPIAQAARACGQHFVNHRWLGGMLTNWKTISQSIKRFKALEEQLAGDTHGLTKKEILQLTRERDKLELSLGGIRDMGGIPDVMFVIDANKEELAIKEANVLGIPVVAVLDTNVNPQGIAFPIPGNDDASRAVRLYCDAMAQAATKGGQDALADSGVDMGAMDEPAAEVAVEA
- the tsf gene encoding translation elongation factor Ts; this translates as MAAYTAADVKTLRERSGAGMMDCKKALDETNGDIEAAVDALRAKGLAAAAKKSSRTAAEGLVGVAVEGTKGVAVEVNSETDFVAKNDQFQDFVRKTTEVALGVAGDDIEALKAAAYPGGGTVADTLTNNVATIGENQQVRRMKTVSVKQGVVVPYMHNAAAPNLGKIGVLVALESEAPADVLEGLGKQIAMHIAAAFPLALTADDLDAELIARERKIAEEKAAESGKPEAVQAKMVDGAIAKYAKENALLSQVFVMDNKTPILEVVNAAGKEAGAKIELVDFVRYQLGEGIEKEVSDFAAEVAAAAGV
- a CDS encoding NAD(P)-dependent oxidoreductase; its protein translation is MKIAVLGASGHAGSEIAREAAARGHEVIAIARHPEAIPAAAGIVPTKGDASDAAQLAKLIAGSDAVISALHHTIKAEILLAALREAGVTRFLVTGGAASLKGADGARLIDNPEFPADWKPAALAGIAFLDDLKATDDIDWTFFSPAMIIFEGERQGHYRKGGDDLVVDANGESKISFADFALAMVDELEAHEHSRARFTAAY
- a CDS encoding winged helix-turn-helix transcriptional regulator; protein product: MASRPAPDVFAAACPTRQLLDRVADKWSVLILTTLGAEEMRFNALRRRIEGISQKMLSQTLRTLERDGLVERRVVASIPVRVSYVITPLGAELLSALQAMIDWAEQRMGAVAAAQAAFDRRLASVS